The genomic window actGACAAACCAGTAGCAAGAAACACTGTAGAGGTTGTTGAATCTACTAGTGTTGTGGAGGGTCCTAAAATGATAAAGCCTGTTTTGGGTAAAGCTCAAGCTAAAAAACGTCTTATGGcatttgcaaataaatttgGTGTCCTTCCCAAAGTTCAACCTGTCAAGCCCAAGGCAAGGATAGAAACTACTGTGGGAAAATCTGAGACTATTTCGAAGCAACAGAGTTCAGATGGTTCGAGGGCAAGGACAGAGAAAGGCAAAGGCAAAGGTAAAGATAAGGCAAAATCTTTACTTGATGAAGTGAATGATgctaaattgaaaattgaatcagCCCTTGAAGCACAACAGCAGCACAGCAGTAGCGGAAAGTCCAAAAAACATCACGGTATGGTTTTGCATCATTATAATGCAGTAAGAATGTAACAGGTCACTCCaacattttcttcttcacatTATATGCTTTGTAATCTTTTAGAGGACAGAGTTCCAGCAATCGAGGAAATTGTCAGAGAAGAGTCAATGACTAAGGGTTTACAAGAGTATAATAACCTTACAAGTAAATGTCCATactttcactttttaaattaatagtagtagtagtaataataataacaataaaaacaataataatcactGTCAGTCCCTTTTGGATATATCCTCATAAGCTCATAGCTTGTGTGGGATAAGAAAGGGATGGGTTAGTGATAATCATTATGCATGAGCAAGCATTTCAAAATGTTCTATAGAAACACCTGCATTTACCCaggaaaagaaatttgcaAGGAAATTCTAGAAAACCTTATCCAGGTGTAACCGGACCGAGTTCAAATCTCAGCCTGTCAATTTGGCATCCCAACGACATCACCTCtcttataattattttgaGTTTTGGCTCAGGTTCTCTTTGGCACGCTGGGGATTTGAACTCAAGTCCTTCCGTTCTGTAGTCCCACAGGCTATGCGTGATGCTACTATGCTCGGTTATTAAATTAGACATAAACTTTTTGTCAATGAACACAGAAGTAGTGAGAAGATTGATTTTTGTATCTGAacagttaatttttcatttgttacttTCTTAATGTGATTTAGTTAAATGTTTTTATATTAGTCAAATCATTTATAGCATTGGTCTTATTTTTATAGTGAACACTGAAAGAGAGTCGAGTGGGCGTGGCAGTAGTGGTGGAAAAGGAAGGTGGAAAAAATCACGTCACAATCATTCGGACGAAGAAAATGATCACGGTTTAACTCCGCTCAGGAAATTTTCAGAGAGGTAATTATAGAAGTACgaagtaaaaagtaaaaaatatgcaacaTTATTGAAGTTATTATCATTTACCAGCTGGAAACTGAATTATTCACATATTTAACAGCATCAAAGTTACTTGGATAGCGTTAATTTTCACGTGTTTTAGTGTGTTATTTCATGATATACCATTACGTCGGGAGATTATTCTTGTgttgattaataatatttgacTTCCCTCTAAGTGCAACTTTAATCTTTCCCGAATATATACTTTGCTTgtattattgattttaaatcCTCAAAGTAAATTTATCTtccaattttgattttgttgttAAGAAGGAGGCGTCACAGCAGAGAGCGTGATAAGGATTATAAATCAAAGGATGATAAAGGTATAAAGGATCAGTTAACTCATAAGATTTCCCAGGATAAGGATTCTcgcaaaagagaaaaagagaagagtagcagggaaagtagaaaagaaagaaaatcaaaggagagagatcgcaagaatttctGTAATTCCCCAGTAGTTCGTTCATccaaagaaattgaaaaagacagggaaaaggaaaaagcaaaggtgaaggaaaaggaaagagaaaaggacCGGGAAAGggagaaggaaagagaaaaggagaaggagaaggagaaggagaaggagaaggagaaggagaaggagaaggagaaggagaaggagaaggagaaggagaaggagaaggagaaggagaaggagaaggagaaggagaaggagaaggagaaggagaaggagaaggagaaggagaaggagagggagcgagagagggagagggagagagagagagagagggagcgcgagagagagaaggaaagagaaagagatagggagaaagaaagagaaaaagagagagaaagagaaagggtgatagagaaggaaagagaaatCGAACTGGAAAAGGAaagggaaaaggaaaaagaaaaggaaagagaaaaggaaagagaaaaggaaaaagaaaaggaaagggaGAAGGAACGAGAAAAGGAGAGggagaaggaaagagaaaaggaaagggaaagagaaagagaaagagaaagagaaagagaaagagaaagagaaaaggcACGAGAAcaggagagagaaaaggaaagagaaaaggaaaaagaaaaagaatttgcAAGATCTAAAAATTGGAtggagttgaaaaaatcttgGCTTTCTCTGGAAGAAATAGTTAATCGACGAAAGGAAGATCGATTAATAAAGAACAGGTAACTCCCGcattatgtataaatttagtaatttttttaaatgactTTTTATTCAGGTAGCGATACAGAAATAATTACTTTCAGAACAGCACAAGATTACGCACAGCATTTCGATCAGATGTTGATGATAggtgaatataatttaaagCGTTATCCTATCATAATTGAAGGACAGGAAGGACCGCGAGAATTTCCTCCAGAGTCCGTCCGATTAACTAAACGAGGACGAGGACCTCCAGTACTATTCTCTGAAAATCCTCGAGTATCGTTGCTACTAAATCGTCAACAGCTTTTCCAAGCCGTTTCCTCTGATCGGCGAGACAAGATGCGACAGATATGTGAAGCAAACCATATCCAgttagtatatttttttccaactgaCAAGTGTTCTTTTATAATATGAGTATTTCTAATGAGGTTTCATTAATAACCTTGATTCTTATAGTATTTCCACTGAGGAAGTTTCGTATTTTAACATTATACACTTTGTAAACTTGTTTCTATTGTTCATACTTCTTGTAGTAGTCCAACTCTATCTGTCAGAGACTAGAGATAAAAAGGTTCGTGGTTACTTGATAAAATTTGAGTATAATACTCGAAAATCTAGAGCCCCTAAAAAGGTCACGAATCAAAAGGAATCAAATGCCTGTAAACGTCTCATTAAATATCTTTGTGTTCTTTAGTATAAATAGGTAGGCCTTGAGAAAACAATGTTACATAAAATGtgtaacttcttttttttctcttgtactTCAATTCGGTTAGGCAACCTTATATCCTTTATATTAGTTGAACAGAGAAGTCCTTATTctaaaattattatcttttAACTGTCTATTAGTGTTAATTTGACTGAAGTGGATGAAGTGGATCAATCCCGATATTGGTACAAGAGAATGGAAAATGTAAACTTGTTAGAAAAAGTTGCATTGCCAGAAGAAGATGATGCTCCAGGCTCTAAATGGGAAAGTGACATTACAGTTGTGTCCCTCGAAGAAAAGACAAATGTTTTTGACGTAGTTACAGAAGAGGCTGTAGGGAAGAATGTCATACTTCAACGGGATGTCAGAGATATTgatgaagtaaaaaaactTGGAGACCCAAATGTGAAAGAAGGTATTTTTGTCACTAAATTATCTGAAGAATCTCCTGCGTAGTCCTATAGCCGCTTGCGTAGATTGCCGATTGACAATAAGCTACCTTCTTTTCAGAGTCCGCGTGAGTAGTGGTAATAGCAACTTGTTGCCCTGGCCATGCATTAAGGCAATAGAGATATTTTTATCGCTatgttttttctcaatattctTTTTCCAGGTGATGTATATGTACATCTTGAATCAACTAAACCTGTTTCTGTCACACGGAAGGATGATCGAGAGTCGTCACCTTCTGATAATGCAGGGGACCAGAAACTTGTCTCGGAATACGAACAGTTCATAAAAATGGTCAGCAATGATGTTCCTGTGTCAGCCACTAACTCTGATAAAATAACTTCAAATGGTAAACTACTTTATTTCAGTTTATTATATGTAGTTCGTCACTCCTTTTACCCCTATAAGTATAAGTTTCACACATCTTTCTCATACTGAGCGTGCACTGCACgtattaatataatacatCTGAGGCGTCAAGTTGAAACtgggaaaagaataaaatagaGAGTGAAAATTATACTCAGAATTTAGCCAGCTTACGATTTGCGTACAACAATCATTACCTCATCTTTGAAACATTATTCTTATATAATATAAGTTCTATTCTCCTCTGTAGATATGACGGTATCCTTTCTCATAGAAATAAACCTTTGCATATCCctttcgtttattattatctaaCAAATTTCATCGGGATGTTACATAGAgaatttgtaacaatatatagaTTAAAAATTAGTCACCCGGTAAAATTACTTGAGTCTTGTGCGTTTGTTACATAACTACTGTTCGATTGATTGGTAAAGGCTATAGTTCCGATGTTCCTTCTGATTTTAGATTCGGTTCACTCTTCGTCATCATACAGTAAACCTGATTTGAAACAATCTACAAACAGTAATACCAGGGGTTCATCAAAGATGGGTAAAATGAATGAGGATATCCCACTGAATGATACACCCAATGACATAGATGTCAGCGATGTAGAAAGTGCCAATAAATCTGACAGATCTCTGGAATCGACTTTAGTAGCTGAAACTGAATCGAAGAAGTCTAAGAACGTAACGGCGACAGAAATTGGATCGGATAAAGATACAGATGTTGCAAGCAGTAGCAAAGAAGACTCCGACGCGTCTCAATCAGTTCCTAGTGATTGGGAAAATGTTAAGATCAAAGAAGAAAGACTTAGCGATGGAAGTTTGGATAACAAACacttcaagaaaaaaaagaaacgtcgaAAATCAAGTAGTGATTCCTcttcgtcatcatcatcatcttcatcttcttcatcATCAGATTCTTCAGAATCTGAGGAAGATGAcgaaaaggagaaaagaagaagaaagataaaaaaaagcaaaagtcAAAATAAGCGAAAAGTAATTCGAAAGAGATCGAAGAAGAAAGCTAAATCAAGTTCAGACTCTGATAGTAGTGAGGATCAATCAAGTGAATCATCAAGTGAGGAAGAAAGAAGATTGAGAAGCAGACGAaaacgaaagttgaaaaaaaagggaaaaaaagtaattgttAAAAAGAAGCGCAAGCGGAGAATAAAAACTGACTCAAGTAGCTCTGATTCggatagaaaattgaaacgaaccAAGAAAAAGGAGGATAAGCAATcccgaaaaaaacaaaaagagaagaagaaaatcttGGAAAACAAAGAtgaactgttgaaaaaaaagtctgtAGATGTGAGAAAGAGTGAGAAAAAGAACACCGGCAAGGAGAGAAAAGAATCAGCAAAAGATAGTAGAGGagttaaagaagaaaaggttgatTTCAAAAAAGGTGATGTGCCATTCCATGAAACAGACTTGACTGAGAAGATGTCTGTCCATCGGAAAAATCGTGTCCGAGAATGTAGCCACGATGATAATTTAATTGTAGCAGAAGAGGCAAACAAGTTGGATAGTGAAGAAATCCTATCCGCACCGAAACGGGATCCAAAAAAAAGAGctggtgaaaaagaaaagaaaaacgatagaactcatgataaatttttacaggAATGGGAAAAAGAAAGTATGCGAATGACCCAACAGATTATGCATGGAGAAGTAATTTCAGTGCATgatcttgataaaaaaaaaggacggAGCATGAATGAAAACACTATCGGAGAACCGTTCAATATTCAACAAGATGATAAGTTGAAAGAACAGGTAAAAGAAGCTAAACTTTTGGAAGAATGGGAAAAAGAAAGTGTTCGAATGACGCAGCAAATAATGCAGGAAGAACCAGTATTCAAAGAAACTacaaataaaacaagaaaaagcAAGAAAAGTAGTAGCGAGTGGGAAGAAGACGACGATTTTGCTTCAACCGACAATTCAAGCATTCCACCGATATCAGTACTAGAtcaattgaataaacgaaaagAACGCCTAACCGATGAATGGGAGGTCGACAGCTTGGAAGAGAACCGAGAActaaatgagaaaaagaaagctaagctggagagaaaaatcgagaaagatataaaatatgaTGAAAAGACAGATACCTATATAGCTATTGAAAGAGAAATTGGCAAGGATCataagaagaaacaaaacagATTGCCAGCCCTCAGAATATGGGAAGatgaggaagaagaaggagaaaaggaGGCAATGATGctgattaaagaaaaatttaaacacaCAAAAAAAGGTGAACCAAAAAGCAAATGGGACTTCGATGACTTGGGTGAAAACGTCGAAACTGGAGGAGAATGGAGAAATGCGGAAAAATTAGAAGATAATCAGAAACTCGCAAGAAattgggaaattgaaagatgtGACCGTACTGACTGGATGAATAAAGAAGACAATCTggaagatataaaaaataagaaacgtAGAAGCGACATGCAAGATAATAGACGGTTTAAAGAATATTATCAAGACAATCGTAATACTACTGACCAAACTAAAGCTGAACTCAGTGGAAAAGTATCACCCAATGACTGGATAATTATGGAGGCTGAAGATGTATCAAGCAGTAAGTCTTATTCCAATACAACTGGTGGCCTGACTCCTAGAATAAAATTACACGAAGGCTTTaacattgatgaaaaatctgagaaGATGAAATTCCTTCAACACAGCAGTAGGAAGGAATGGGAAGACAATGATAAGACTAGCGATTGGGAGGAGGCAGAAGAGATTaccagtaaaaaaattactacttCTGATATTGCTACGGACCCTATTAGTGGCTGGAGCAAATCTGTTGATAAAAGTACACTGGATGAGGGTGGGAGTTCAAAGATCACTGATTCAAGTCAACAAATCAAAACTAATGTTTATGAACCAAAGAAGGATAAAAAAAGCCGATGGgatgttgaaaattcgatCAATTACAGTGAACCAAATGAACACCTAGAACTCCAAAAGAGTGATTCGGATAAACTACTATTGATAAAATGGGAGGAGGAACATAATGATTGGATCAAAAGTACAATGCCAGCTCAAGATCAATTTACCACTAAGTCGGCATCACGCGATAATGATTTTGTACATTCTACTTTGGTAGAAAATGATACAGCTTCAAAATTAGTAACCGaagataaaacgaaaaaacgataTAAGGAATCTAATGAATTATGTGAATCGTATGACATGATAACTTCTAAAAAGATTGATTACACAAAACATTCTTCAGAAAGCcataagttttctgaaaaaatttggagcaatgaaaatgagaaaaaaacccACAATTCTCTGAGTTCCTTAatacaattgaatttcaaacataCTCGATCTGCTTCATCTGATCAGGATTCTGACAGTTCAGACGTTACTTCGGAAGAGACTAACTCTGTGGATGCAAACTCATCCAAGTATAATAAGAACAATTTGGAATTGTATAGTCCAAGCTCGCCAGCTCTTTCACACAGGTCTGAAGTAAGTTCAAAGAAGCAGCAATGCTTTGCATTTTATTATTGACTTACTTTTGTAAACCAAACaccgtaaaatttttgattttgaaatattttgaaacctATTTGAATGTCttactcaaaatttttccttttatttgcAGGATATGGATATTTCAAGTGGAAGTAATGAAAATCAGCAAAAGGATGACGTATTGATATCAAATATTCCATTACCGTCGGATGAATTTCCAGTTATGTTTGGATGTCAAGTTGCTAGTATCCCAATGCCTGTTTCTCCCCCATCTCAAATTTCTAGTGTCCGCACTAACAGTGGTTCCGAGCGCAAGATTAGTGTCACCGTTTTGAAAGAATCGGAGAAACCTAcccaaaatttacaaattgaaATCAAGACCAATGAGAATACTAATTCACCGAAAGCTGGATACAACTACACTGGCATTAGCCTAATGCCCACTGATGAGAAGTCAAAATGGGA from Neodiprion lecontei isolate iyNeoLeco1 chromosome 1, iyNeoLeco1.1, whole genome shotgun sequence includes these protein-coding regions:
- the LOC107223751 gene encoding uncharacterized protein LOC107223751, whose amino-acid sequence is MDEDKVVSSPDRENDEFSRTIGRTTFQHSWDVAVPGEEDLPLLPKSDEKPETVDTDSEKSTTLDTPAEKEPEVLIQFENQEEKLYENEDSCDYEDSYDYDDQYDYHNTYGYDGSYEYDGSYDYEDPYGLNPMMLGRNNRLPTSNNGSHINPRLPLGNLHHLPPPSFWANTPPPRMMGTMRMPRFGAHMSMGQPLGPRGSMLPFRGPRPPMVTNALPNTSTSLSANATANESSIVNSQSPQLQNILNQASLIMQIQNPNSSNSGTSQTLHSSYLPTSSQTPGYGGSYPNSLNSNFQSHLSFNTTLDSSNYKASIDLPSSPKAPGTTQESDLLGRSDNAYSPDDPTPDETVSFEPDSNQLVQNTPVIDVSDIPTPQTPEKLEKIENTEKTDKPVARNTVEVVESTSVVEGPKMIKPVLGKAQAKKRLMAFANKFGVLPKVQPVKPKARIETTVGKSETISKQQSSDGSRARTEKGKGKGKDKAKSLLDEVNDAKLKIESALEAQQQHSSSGKSKKHHEDRVPAIEEIVREESMTKGLQEYNNLTMNTERESSGRGSSGGKGRWKKSRHNHSDEENDHGLTPLRKFSERRRRHSRERDKDYKSKDDKGIKDQLTHKISQDKDSRKREKEKSSRESRKERKSKERDRKNFCNSPVVRSSKEIEKDREKEKAKVKEKEREKDREREKEREKEKEKEKEKEKEREKEREKEREKEREKEREREREREREREREREKAREQEREKEREKEKEKEFARSKNWMELKKSWLSLEEIVNRRKEDRLIKNRTAQDYAQHFDQMLMIGEYNLKRYPIIIEGQEGPREFPPESVRLTKRGRGPPVLFSENPRVSLLLNRQQLFQAVSSDRRDKMRQICEANHIHVNLTEVDEVDQSRYWYKRMENVNLLEKVALPEEDDAPGSKWESDITVVSLEEKTNVFDVVTEEAVGKNVILQRDVRDIDEVKKLGDPNVKEGDVYVHLESTKPVSVTRKDDRESSPSDNAGDQKLVSEYEQFIKMVSNDVPVSATNSDKITSNDSVHSSSSYSKPDLKQSTNSNTRGSSKMGKMNEDIPLNDTPNDIDVSDVESANKSDRSLESTLVAETESKKSKNVTATEIGSDKDTDVASSSKEDSDASQSVPSDWENVKIKEERLSDGSLDNKHFKKKKKRRKSSSDSSSSSSSSSSSSSSDSSESEEDDEKEKRRRKIKKSKSQNKRKVIRKRSKKKAKSSSDSDSSEDQSSESSSEEERRLRSRRKRKLKKKGKKVIVKKKRKRRIKTDSSSSDSDRKLKRTKKKEDKQSRKKQKEKKKILENKDELLKKKSVDVRKSEKKNTGKERKESAKDSRGVKEEKVDFKKGDVPFHETDLTEKMSVHRKNRVRECSHDDNLIVAEEANKLDSEEILSAPKRDPKKRAGEKEKKNDRTHDKFLQEWEKESMRMTQQIMHGEVISVHDLDKKKGRSMNENTIGEPFNIQQDDKLKEQVKEAKLLEEWEKESVRMTQQIMQEEPVFKETTNKTRKSKKSSSEWEEDDDFASTDNSSIPPISVLDQLNKRKERLTDEWEVDSLEENRELNEKKKAKLERKIEKDIKYDEKTDTYIAIEREIGKDHKKKQNRLPALRIWEDEEEEGEKEAMMLIKEKFKHTKKGEPKSKWDFDDLGENVETGGEWRNAEKLEDNQKLARNWEIERCDRTDWMNKEDNLEDIKNKKRRSDMQDNRRFKEYYQDNRNTTDQTKAELSGKVSPNDWIIMEAEDVSSSKSYSNTTGGLTPRIKLHEGFNIDEKSEKMKFLQHSSRKEWEDNDKTSDWEEAEEITSKKITTSDIATDPISGWSKSVDKSTLDEGGSSKITDSSQQIKTNVYEPKKDKKSRWDVENSINYSEPNEHLELQKSDSDKLLLIKWEEEHNDWIKSTMPAQDQFTTKSASRDNDFVHSTLVENDTASKLVTEDKTKKRYKESNELCESYDMITSKKIDYTKHSSESHKFSEKIWSNENEKKTHNSLSSLIQLNFKHTRSASSDQDSDSSDVTSEETNSVDANSSKYNKNNLELYSPSSPALSHRSEDMDISSGSNENQQKDDVLISNIPLPSDEFPVMFGCQVASIPMPVSPPSQISSVRTNSGSERKISVTVLKESEKPTQNLQIEIKTNENTNSPKAGYNYTGISLMPTDEKSKWESEDSNLKKLSSEHSDKSSVSSTSAEISVEKDTNKKSVDIFADFESSSDSNEKSESENDLISNNVELDQKEDQLTSPLKLIPKQILIQRNSEFRSKSILEAQKADITQGTISFKIQKKVLQTNVLPSDENEDTLDEVERQYKSENQYIDNRADIMQKLVVDDLAGVEPVKLNPMKPKIEKDALVRIEEKRMAPCKQFMEPSSPMVDRSMSKFQESERTDSDKYNDFFIDKRDVEKPIRRSFSRCRSWSRSSHSRSRSRSRSRSQTRTRSRSRSRDRRKKSPERRERDRWGREDRRRTRGIETRERDKSRKRERLDTPTHESRIRSNIKYSDRGESRRRSSPSKGRLGDRRNRSKSPIISKRTADRSRSRSPMSRRDRDRSPKRRVDGDKKMTKSNDRSDGKDDKDFFKGDEVFSAQLKISEDRRERIIKSPIRYPVLSPGDDNSRKYGSAERKMDKERDRGRYRDSIERDRERSYDPMEILREKGFEMERQRKSFKFFRLNAETEDRKHNWKYEVDDDRDKDTSRRLFPNEFDLDFEEDRLGRAGDSLDREIVEGSIKSLSSARARHSEYNREPSVESRLKRSREKGRDRESPNCEVREGRSYSRSRSPPRLAHTRTSVDRYKTSRRSRSRSRTPERNMRSATRLHRSRSASLVRDKDDSSLQESCTAGRRIETIVQSVTTVTGITGVIPDSTISDSELLPSNECVNHDSSLRYANNPNTSTNEYYYYSEGNLTYPPRIEESSHQPAAIGISSPKRLSLDDRLELELGIKKKQQQQIPLTVQDSQHVGYHPAAFSTNIATYPSMPPTPIPPLQQQSYQQQQPKVLQVGNVLQVIPSEFTGITTPQRELSAIGVNNSSHVVRVGNVLQVVPTTLDWAAGPSSDTISSAYHRPCQSTTPIGVPPPSPAITLFPASITSPIPISRPAVIPPVVQPIYNYEAILEERKKGREERKKLREERRKEKEVMRIERRKRRAERLVKKNLTLRQQEGATFQLLHAPSPPTLTFTGGEDEEDEELVSRDNSLPICDGDQFQQIQQSEEQIDETVEGLTEEAVKEAKDGKTDWLPLLPPPAKGILISPGFGRESMSNGNPGYLFDVDEDDNDQVPDEEREQLDTGTDTEFAFTEEQVERQLQAIMEESKTKDASIAGRSREEEKDVEVRKRRIFRRRSRKSVQFADGVRPGEGTSPSGGEGDMPSPPPPISVLPLRNSNIINHNALRAAEKKIKVKRSKKKHQKVKPPKTKKKVKVKIIKLKKSRVTVPSPLIIEDLDELDERSPPPPPPGSPPPPHLWPSYLAAYNGAVNLNPINTEPLPPPATLASPPPTPLPLLIPPPPLNYTIQPCNKT